A genome region from Primulina eburnea isolate SZY01 chromosome 9, ASM2296580v1, whole genome shotgun sequence includes the following:
- the LOC140841368 gene encoding putative uridine kinase C227.14 isoform X2, giving the protein MEVLSSARGCGSLRHCASEELLLKKAWFPPWKQIRFYPVARDFRPLVGETGILTWKQNNPQVLRCHLKEVPVIDSGCMDERCKILAERLVLTAAAESNPNFKHIIGLCGPPGSGKSTLASEVVRYVNELWPQKSSYFGSQVESPQVAIVLPMDGFHLYRHQLDAMKDPEEAHARRGSPWTFDPERLLRCLTKLKNEGSVYAPSFDHGVGDPVEDDIFVNLQHKIVIVEGNYLLLDEGVWRDISCIFDEKWFIDVDIEKAMKRVLKRHISTGKPPDVAKWRIDYNDRPNAELIMELKQNADLIIKSVDFSR; this is encoded by the exons ATGGAGGTTCTATCGTCTGCAAGGGGGTGCGGGTCTCTTCGGCACTGTGCATCAG AGGAACTGCTGCTGAAAAAGGCATGGTTTCCCCCTTGGAAACAGATTCGGTTTTATCCAGTGGCGAGAGACTTCAGGCCGTTAGTGGGTGAGACGGGAATTCTAACTTGGAAGCAAAATAATCCTCag GTTTTACGTTGTCATCTGAAGGAAGTTCCAGTCATAGACTCAGG ATGCATGGATGAGAGATGTAAAATCTTGGCAGAACGTCTTGTTCTGACTGCAGCAGCTGAATCAAATCCCAATTTTAA GCATATTATTGGTCTGTGTGGCCCACCTGGTTCAGGAAAGAGTACTCTTGCATCCGAGGTAGTTCGCTATGTCAATGAGTTGTGGCCCCAAAAATCATCATACTTTGGTTCTCAAGTTGAGTCTCCACAAGTTGCTATCGTGCTTCCTATGGATGGATTTCACCTTTACCGTCATCAGCTCGATGCAATGAAG GATCCAGAGGAAGCTCATGCAAGAAGGGGAT CTCCTTGGACATTTGACCCTGAACGACTTTTAAGATGCCTAACAAAGCTGAAAAATGAG GGATCTGTGTATGCACCATCTTTTGACCATGGAGTGGGTGATCCTGTTGAAGATGACATTTTTGTGAACCTTCA GCACAAGATAGTGATAGTCGAAGGGAATTATTTGCTTTTAGATGAGGGTGTCTGGAGGGATATCTCATGTATATTTGATGAGAAGTG GTTCATTGATGTTGACATCGAAAAGGCAATGAAACGGGTCTTAAAAAGACATATATCAACAG GAAAGCCTCCTGATGTTGCGAAATGGCGG ATTGATTATAACGATCGTCCTAATGCGGAGCTTATAATGGAGTTGAAGCAGAACGCAGATTTGATAATCAAGTCAGTCGACTTCTCAAGGTGA
- the LOC140841368 gene encoding putative uridine kinase C227.14 isoform X1, with the protein MWETPDTVSQILHSPVIINHVFTYQISIMEVLSSARGCGSLRHCASEELLLKKAWFPPWKQIRFYPVARDFRPLVGETGILTWKQNNPQVLRCHLKEVPVIDSGCMDERCKILAERLVLTAAAESNPNFKHIIGLCGPPGSGKSTLASEVVRYVNELWPQKSSYFGSQVESPQVAIVLPMDGFHLYRHQLDAMKDPEEAHARRGSPWTFDPERLLRCLTKLKNEGSVYAPSFDHGVGDPVEDDIFVNLQHKIVIVEGNYLLLDEGVWRDISCIFDEKWFIDVDIEKAMKRVLKRHISTGKPPDVAKWRIDYNDRPNAELIMELKQNADLIIKSVDFSR; encoded by the exons ATGTGGGAGACTCCAGATACAGTTTCCCAGATTCTTCATAGCCCAGTAATAATTAATCATGTATTTACTTACcaaat ATCGATCATGGAGGTTCTATCGTCTGCAAGGGGGTGCGGGTCTCTTCGGCACTGTGCATCAG AGGAACTGCTGCTGAAAAAGGCATGGTTTCCCCCTTGGAAACAGATTCGGTTTTATCCAGTGGCGAGAGACTTCAGGCCGTTAGTGGGTGAGACGGGAATTCTAACTTGGAAGCAAAATAATCCTCag GTTTTACGTTGTCATCTGAAGGAAGTTCCAGTCATAGACTCAGG ATGCATGGATGAGAGATGTAAAATCTTGGCAGAACGTCTTGTTCTGACTGCAGCAGCTGAATCAAATCCCAATTTTAA GCATATTATTGGTCTGTGTGGCCCACCTGGTTCAGGAAAGAGTACTCTTGCATCCGAGGTAGTTCGCTATGTCAATGAGTTGTGGCCCCAAAAATCATCATACTTTGGTTCTCAAGTTGAGTCTCCACAAGTTGCTATCGTGCTTCCTATGGATGGATTTCACCTTTACCGTCATCAGCTCGATGCAATGAAG GATCCAGAGGAAGCTCATGCAAGAAGGGGAT CTCCTTGGACATTTGACCCTGAACGACTTTTAAGATGCCTAACAAAGCTGAAAAATGAG GGATCTGTGTATGCACCATCTTTTGACCATGGAGTGGGTGATCCTGTTGAAGATGACATTTTTGTGAACCTTCA GCACAAGATAGTGATAGTCGAAGGGAATTATTTGCTTTTAGATGAGGGTGTCTGGAGGGATATCTCATGTATATTTGATGAGAAGTG GTTCATTGATGTTGACATCGAAAAGGCAATGAAACGGGTCTTAAAAAGACATATATCAACAG GAAAGCCTCCTGATGTTGCGAAATGGCGG ATTGATTATAACGATCGTCCTAATGCGGAGCTTATAATGGAGTTGAAGCAGAACGCAGATTTGATAATCAAGTCAGTCGACTTCTCAAGGTGA
- the LOC140841368 gene encoding uncharacterized protein isoform X5, giving the protein MWETPDTVSQILHSPVIINHVFTYQISIMEVLSSARGCGSLRHCASEELLLKKAWFPPWKQIRFYPVARDFRPLVGETGILTWKQNNPQVLRCHLKEVPVIDSGCMDERCKILAERLVLTAAAESNPNFKHIIGLCGPPGSGKSTLASEVVRYVNELWPQKSSYFGSQVESPQVAIVLPMDGFHLYRHQLDAMKDPEEAHARRGSPWTFDPERLLRCLTKLKNEGSVYAPSFDHGVGDPVEDDIFVNLQFIDVDIEKAMKRVLKRHISTAS; this is encoded by the exons ATGTGGGAGACTCCAGATACAGTTTCCCAGATTCTTCATAGCCCAGTAATAATTAATCATGTATTTACTTACcaaat ATCGATCATGGAGGTTCTATCGTCTGCAAGGGGGTGCGGGTCTCTTCGGCACTGTGCATCAG AGGAACTGCTGCTGAAAAAGGCATGGTTTCCCCCTTGGAAACAGATTCGGTTTTATCCAGTGGCGAGAGACTTCAGGCCGTTAGTGGGTGAGACGGGAATTCTAACTTGGAAGCAAAATAATCCTCag GTTTTACGTTGTCATCTGAAGGAAGTTCCAGTCATAGACTCAGG ATGCATGGATGAGAGATGTAAAATCTTGGCAGAACGTCTTGTTCTGACTGCAGCAGCTGAATCAAATCCCAATTTTAA GCATATTATTGGTCTGTGTGGCCCACCTGGTTCAGGAAAGAGTACTCTTGCATCCGAGGTAGTTCGCTATGTCAATGAGTTGTGGCCCCAAAAATCATCATACTTTGGTTCTCAAGTTGAGTCTCCACAAGTTGCTATCGTGCTTCCTATGGATGGATTTCACCTTTACCGTCATCAGCTCGATGCAATGAAG GATCCAGAGGAAGCTCATGCAAGAAGGGGAT CTCCTTGGACATTTGACCCTGAACGACTTTTAAGATGCCTAACAAAGCTGAAAAATGAG GGATCTGTGTATGCACCATCTTTTGACCATGGAGTGGGTGATCCTGTTGAAGATGACATTTTTGTGAACCTTCA GTTCATTGATGTTGACATCGAAAAGGCAATGAAACGGGTCTTAAAAAGACATATATCAACAG CCTCCTGA
- the LOC140841368 gene encoding putative uridine kinase C227.14 isoform X4 produces the protein MWETPDTVSQILHSPVIINHVFTYQISIMEVLSSARGCGSLRHCASEELLLKKAWFPPWKQIRFYPVARDFRPLVGETGILTWKQNNPQVLRCHLKEVPVIDSGCMDERCKILAERLVLTAAAESNPNFKHIIGLCGPPGSGKSTLASEVVRYVNELWPQKSSYFGSQVESPQVAIVLPMDGFHLYRHQLDAMKDPEEAHARRGSPWTFDPERLLRCLTKLKNEGSVYAPSFDHGVGDPVEDDIFVNLQHKIVIVEGNYLLLDEGVWRDISCIFDEKWFIDVDIEKAMKRVLKRHISTAS, from the exons ATGTGGGAGACTCCAGATACAGTTTCCCAGATTCTTCATAGCCCAGTAATAATTAATCATGTATTTACTTACcaaat ATCGATCATGGAGGTTCTATCGTCTGCAAGGGGGTGCGGGTCTCTTCGGCACTGTGCATCAG AGGAACTGCTGCTGAAAAAGGCATGGTTTCCCCCTTGGAAACAGATTCGGTTTTATCCAGTGGCGAGAGACTTCAGGCCGTTAGTGGGTGAGACGGGAATTCTAACTTGGAAGCAAAATAATCCTCag GTTTTACGTTGTCATCTGAAGGAAGTTCCAGTCATAGACTCAGG ATGCATGGATGAGAGATGTAAAATCTTGGCAGAACGTCTTGTTCTGACTGCAGCAGCTGAATCAAATCCCAATTTTAA GCATATTATTGGTCTGTGTGGCCCACCTGGTTCAGGAAAGAGTACTCTTGCATCCGAGGTAGTTCGCTATGTCAATGAGTTGTGGCCCCAAAAATCATCATACTTTGGTTCTCAAGTTGAGTCTCCACAAGTTGCTATCGTGCTTCCTATGGATGGATTTCACCTTTACCGTCATCAGCTCGATGCAATGAAG GATCCAGAGGAAGCTCATGCAAGAAGGGGAT CTCCTTGGACATTTGACCCTGAACGACTTTTAAGATGCCTAACAAAGCTGAAAAATGAG GGATCTGTGTATGCACCATCTTTTGACCATGGAGTGGGTGATCCTGTTGAAGATGACATTTTTGTGAACCTTCA GCACAAGATAGTGATAGTCGAAGGGAATTATTTGCTTTTAGATGAGGGTGTCTGGAGGGATATCTCATGTATATTTGATGAGAAGTG GTTCATTGATGTTGACATCGAAAAGGCAATGAAACGGGTCTTAAAAAGACATATATCAACAG CCTCCTGA
- the LOC140841368 gene encoding putative uridine kinase C227.14 isoform X3: MWETPDTVSQILHSPVIINHVFTYQISIMEVLSSARGCGSLRHCASEELLLKKAWFPPWKQIRFYPVARDFRPLVGETGILTWKQNNPQVLRCHLKEVPVIDSGCMDERCKILAERLVLTAAAESNPNFKHIIGLCGPPGSGKSTLASEVVRYVNELWPQKSSYFGSQVESPQVAIVLPMDGFHLYRHQLDAMKDPEEAHARRGSPWTFDPERLLRCLTKLKNEGSVYAPSFDHGVGDPVEDDIFVNLQFIDVDIEKAMKRVLKRHISTGKPPDVAKWRIDYNDRPNAELIMELKQNADLIIKSVDFSR, from the exons ATGTGGGAGACTCCAGATACAGTTTCCCAGATTCTTCATAGCCCAGTAATAATTAATCATGTATTTACTTACcaaat ATCGATCATGGAGGTTCTATCGTCTGCAAGGGGGTGCGGGTCTCTTCGGCACTGTGCATCAG AGGAACTGCTGCTGAAAAAGGCATGGTTTCCCCCTTGGAAACAGATTCGGTTTTATCCAGTGGCGAGAGACTTCAGGCCGTTAGTGGGTGAGACGGGAATTCTAACTTGGAAGCAAAATAATCCTCag GTTTTACGTTGTCATCTGAAGGAAGTTCCAGTCATAGACTCAGG ATGCATGGATGAGAGATGTAAAATCTTGGCAGAACGTCTTGTTCTGACTGCAGCAGCTGAATCAAATCCCAATTTTAA GCATATTATTGGTCTGTGTGGCCCACCTGGTTCAGGAAAGAGTACTCTTGCATCCGAGGTAGTTCGCTATGTCAATGAGTTGTGGCCCCAAAAATCATCATACTTTGGTTCTCAAGTTGAGTCTCCACAAGTTGCTATCGTGCTTCCTATGGATGGATTTCACCTTTACCGTCATCAGCTCGATGCAATGAAG GATCCAGAGGAAGCTCATGCAAGAAGGGGAT CTCCTTGGACATTTGACCCTGAACGACTTTTAAGATGCCTAACAAAGCTGAAAAATGAG GGATCTGTGTATGCACCATCTTTTGACCATGGAGTGGGTGATCCTGTTGAAGATGACATTTTTGTGAACCTTCA GTTCATTGATGTTGACATCGAAAAGGCAATGAAACGGGTCTTAAAAAGACATATATCAACAG GAAAGCCTCCTGATGTTGCGAAATGGCGG ATTGATTATAACGATCGTCCTAATGCGGAGCTTATAATGGAGTTGAAGCAGAACGCAGATTTGATAATCAAGTCAGTCGACTTCTCAAGGTGA